The Pseudomonas nunensis genome includes the window CAGGATTTTTTCGACGTTACTGCGACGAATCTCGATCTTGTGATTGCCCATGAGGGCTCCCTGACAACAGCGTTGTCCAAGACTAGCATCCGCTCTGGGTCGCGGCGACAGACCTTTTTCACTTCCCCGGGGAAAACCGATTGGGTAGCATCCGCCGCACTTTTCCCGCCGCAATGGATCACCCCACCGTGAACATTCGACCTCGCGTCGCCACCGACGATGCCGCCCTCGCCGCCCTGTGGGAACGCTCGGTGCGCGCCACCCATGATTTCCTGAGCGAAGACGATATCCAGTTCTTCCTCCCGCTGGTGCGCGACGCCTACCTGCCGGCATTGACGGTGTGGGTCGGCGACAACCCGGACGGCACGCCCGCCGGCTTCATCGCCACCGGCAACAGCAACGTGGAAATGCTGTTTATCGAACCGGCCTATCGGGGTCAGGGCATCGGTCGACAGTTGCTCGACCACGTCAAAGTCCTGCACGAAACCCTGAGCGTCGACGTCAACGAACAAAATCCTCAGGCCCACGGCTTCTATCTGCACTATGGTTTTGAACAGACCGGCCGCTCGCCAACCGATGGCGAAGGCCGGCCGTTCCCGATCATTCACCTGAGATTGCGCGCGGCGTAAACATTCCCCGGCGCGTACCGTTCATGCTTAAGTGACGCCCATTAAACTGCCCAGAAGGAAACTGACCATGCTGCTGAAAAAAGCCCTGACCACCGCCGCCCTGCTCGGCTCACTGCTCGCCGCGTCGTCGGTGTTTGCCCACGCACATCTGAAAAGCCAGACCCCGGCCGCCGACAGCACCGTGAGCGCACCTGCGGAACTGCGCCTAGTATTTTCCGAAGGCGTTGAAGCGACGTTCACCAAAGTCACGATCAAAAAGGACGGTGTCGATGTGCCGGTGAAAAACCTGGCCACCGAAGGCAGCGACAAGAAAACCCTGGTCGTTACCCCGGCCGTACCGTTGGCCGCCGGCGCCTATAAAGTCGAATGGCACGCGGTGTCGGTCGATACCCACAAAAGCGAAGGCGCCTACAGCTTCAAGGTTGGCCAGTAATTCATGACCGACGCGCTGGTGCTGTGCCGCTTCCTGCATTTTGTGGTGGTGCTGATGCTGTTCGGGGCCTGGGTGTTCAGGCCCCTGCTGTTGAAGGCTGATGCCGAATATTTGGATCGGCGGCTGGCGCGTGTGAGTCTTGGTCTGACCGCCGTGGCATTGGTCAGCGGCGTGACCTGGCTGCTGCTGATCACCGCAAGCATGGCCGGGGCCTGGGACGCGGCTTTTGATCCGTCGACCCTGGGCCTAGTGCTGCGCAATACGTTTTTCGGCCAGGTCTGGACTTGGCATCTGCTGCTCAATGCGGTGCTGCTGGGGTTGCTGCTGACGCCGTTGCGCACCCACGTGCCGCTGAGACTGATCGTGAGTGGCCTGCTGCTCGCGACCCTGGCGCCGGTCGGTCATGGCGCGATGCTCGACGGGCTCAGCGGCCAGTTGCTGATTCTCAACCAGATCATCCACCTGACCTGCGTCGGCGCCTGGCTCGGCGGCTTGATGCTGTTGGTGATGATCCTGCGTCACCCGTCCGGCCATTCGTTAAGCACGATCCTGCGGCGTTTCAGCGGCGTGGGTTATGGCTTGGTCGCGGGGTTGGTGATTACTGGGTTGATCAATGTTCGCGTGCTCACCGGCGCATTCTGGCCGACGCCGTTACTGTCCGGGTTCGCCTTGATTCTGTTGATCAAGGTCGTGCTGGTGGCGTTGATGCTGGGGCTGGCGCTGTTCAATCGGTTGCGGATCAAGGACTGCGAACAGCGGGTTGGCATGCTCAAGGCCAGCGTGATCCTAGAGTGGTTGTTGGGGATGGGCGCGGTGGCGGCGGTTTCGCTACTGGGCACCATGCCGCCAATGATCGCCAGCTGACCCACAGATCCCCTGTGGGAGCGGGCTTGCTCGCGAAGGCGGTGTGTCAGGCGACATTGATGTTGAATGTACCGCCGCCTTCGCGAGCAAGCCCGCTCCCACATTTAGTTTTG containing:
- a CDS encoding acetyltransferase → MNIRPRVATDDAALAALWERSVRATHDFLSEDDIQFFLPLVRDAYLPALTVWVGDNPDGTPAGFIATGNSNVEMLFIEPAYRGQGIGRQLLDHVKVLHETLSVDVNEQNPQAHGFYLHYGFEQTGRSPTDGEGRPFPIIHLRLRAA
- the copC gene encoding copper homeostasis periplasmic binding protein CopC; amino-acid sequence: MLLKKALTTAALLGSLLAASSVFAHAHLKSQTPAADSTVSAPAELRLVFSEGVEATFTKVTIKKDGVDVPVKNLATEGSDKKTLVVTPAVPLAAGAYKVEWHAVSVDTHKSEGAYSFKVGQ
- the copD gene encoding copper homeostasis membrane protein CopD, whose protein sequence is MTDALVLCRFLHFVVVLMLFGAWVFRPLLLKADAEYLDRRLARVSLGLTAVALVSGVTWLLLITASMAGAWDAAFDPSTLGLVLRNTFFGQVWTWHLLLNAVLLGLLLTPLRTHVPLRLIVSGLLLATLAPVGHGAMLDGLSGQLLILNQIIHLTCVGAWLGGLMLLVMILRHPSGHSLSTILRRFSGVGYGLVAGLVITGLINVRVLTGAFWPTPLLSGFALILLIKVVLVALMLGLALFNRLRIKDCEQRVGMLKASVILEWLLGMGAVAAVSLLGTMPPMIAS